A stretch of Peteryoungia algae DNA encodes these proteins:
- a CDS encoding aromatic ring-hydroxylating dioxygenase subunit alpha, which translates to MSKPTFPLNAWYAAAYDVELKRQLLPRTICNKPVVLYRKENGTPVALADACWHRLVPLSLGRLEGDNVVCGYHGLEFDDTGRCVYMPSQDTINPSACVKSYPIAERHRFIWIWPGDPALADPALVPDMHWNNDPAWAADGKMIEVKCDYRLVVDNLMDLTHETFVHGSSIGNRAVAEAPFEASHSDRFAYITRWMDDIEPPPFWRKQYGRPGKVDRWQIIRFEAPCTVTIDVGVAEAGTGAKQGDRSQGVNGYVLNTITPSTDNTCLYFWAFARNYDLGNQARTHELREGVAGVFREDEVVLEAQQRAIEANPDHQFYNLNIDAGSMWARKLIDRMIDAELTPQLGPHSVAAE; encoded by the coding sequence ATGTCCAAACCCACCTTTCCGCTGAATGCCTGGTATGCTGCGGCATACGATGTCGAACTGAAGCGTCAGCTTCTGCCGCGCACCATCTGCAACAAGCCAGTCGTCCTGTATCGCAAGGAAAATGGCACGCCCGTCGCGCTTGCCGATGCCTGCTGGCACCGGCTGGTGCCGCTGTCGCTGGGGCGGCTGGAGGGCGACAATGTGGTCTGCGGCTATCACGGCCTCGAATTCGACGATACAGGCCGTTGTGTATACATGCCCTCGCAGGACACGATCAATCCGTCGGCCTGTGTGAAGTCCTATCCGATCGCCGAGAGGCATCGCTTCATCTGGATCTGGCCGGGCGATCCGGCTCTCGCCGATCCCGCGCTCGTGCCCGACATGCATTGGAACAATGATCCCGCTTGGGCGGCCGACGGCAAGATGATCGAGGTGAAGTGCGATTATCGCCTCGTCGTCGACAACCTGATGGACCTCACCCACGAGACCTTCGTGCACGGGTCCTCCATCGGCAATCGTGCTGTCGCCGAGGCGCCGTTCGAGGCGAGCCATTCGGATCGCTTCGCCTATATCACCCGTTGGATGGATGACATCGAGCCGCCACCCTTCTGGCGCAAGCAGTATGGCCGACCGGGCAAGGTCGACCGCTGGCAGATCATCCGCTTCGAGGCGCCTTGCACGGTCACCATCGACGTCGGCGTTGCCGAGGCAGGCACGGGAGCCAAACAAGGCGACCGGTCCCAGGGTGTGAACGGTTATGTGCTCAACACGATCACGCCGTCGACGGACAATACCTGTCTCTACTTCTGGGCCTTTGCCCGCAACTATGATCTCGGCAATCAGGCTCGTACCCATGAGCTTCGGGAAGGGGTCGCTGGTGTTTTCCGTGAGGATGAGGTTGTGCTCGAGGCGCAGCAGCGGGCGATCGAGGCCAATCCCGATCATCAGTTCTACAACCTCAACATCGATGCCGGGTCGATGTGGGCCCGTAAGCTCATCGACCGGATGATCGATGCGGAGCTTACACCACAGCTTGGCCCCCATTCCGTTGCGGCGGAGTGA
- a CDS encoding dihydrodipicolinate synthase family protein: MPHNFHGIFPVVITPFDEGNTIDWDGYSRLIEWYIDHGSHGLFAVCQSSEMMFLSLEERCALADFTVRQVKGRVPVVASGHISQSMDDQKAELRAMVQTGVDAVVLVTNRLAAADEDASVFMARMQDLLGSLPTEMMLGLYECPAPYRRLLTDDEVRWCAESGRFAFLKDVSCNLDHIKRRLAIVDNTPLAINNANAAIVWPFLQSGGHGFSGVMNNFHPDLYRWLYDHGAAHPELAAELDTFLVLSAMSESFGYPKLAKHYHQRMGTFAHVHSRAVPHDITERHWAVETILDHIATGAERFRSRIANA; encoded by the coding sequence ATGCCGCATAATTTTCACGGGATCTTCCCTGTGGTGATCACGCCCTTCGACGAAGGCAATACGATCGACTGGGATGGATATTCCCGGCTGATCGAGTGGTACATCGACCACGGCTCGCATGGATTGTTTGCGGTCTGCCAATCTTCGGAGATGATGTTTCTCTCGCTGGAAGAGCGGTGTGCCCTGGCAGACTTCACGGTCCGGCAGGTGAAGGGGCGCGTGCCGGTCGTTGCCTCCGGGCATATCTCGCAGAGCATGGACGACCAGAAGGCGGAATTGCGGGCCATGGTGCAGACGGGCGTCGATGCGGTCGTGCTGGTCACAAACCGGCTCGCGGCCGCCGACGAAGATGCGTCCGTCTTCATGGCGCGCATGCAGGACCTGCTTGGGTCGCTGCCCACCGAGATGATGCTGGGTCTCTACGAGTGCCCGGCGCCGTATCGCCGCCTGCTGACGGACGACGAGGTGAGATGGTGTGCCGAGAGCGGCCGCTTCGCCTTCCTGAAGGATGTCTCCTGCAATCTCGACCACATCAAGCGCCGTCTTGCCATTGTCGACAACACGCCGCTGGCGATCAACAATGCCAATGCGGCAATTGTCTGGCCCTTCCTGCAGTCTGGCGGTCACGGTTTCTCGGGCGTCATGAACAATTTTCATCCCGACCTTTATCGCTGGCTGTATGATCACGGTGCCGCTCATCCGGAGCTGGCGGCGGAACTCGACACATTCCTCGTCCTGTCCGCAATGTCGGAGAGTTTCGGTTACCCGAAGCTCGCCAAGCACTATCACCAGCGCATGGGCACCTTCGCCCATGTCCACAGCCGCGCCGTTCCCCACGATATCACGGAGCGTCACTGGGCCGTGGAAACGATCCTCGACCATATCGCGACGGGCGCCGAGCGCTTTCGATCCAGAATTGCGAACGCTTGA